In the Girardinichthys multiradiatus isolate DD_20200921_A chromosome 4, DD_fGirMul_XY1, whole genome shotgun sequence genome, one interval contains:
- the hnf4b gene encoding hepatic nuclear factor 4, beta, giving the protein MKLIGTIILPATPEDISSSLLTPLQRNTTDAPGPASTSSVSQTDGGGSCCFICADRATGKHYGASSCDGCKGFFRRSIRSNQTYNCRFNQRCIVDKDKRNQCRYCRLHKCFKAGMRKEAVQNERDCINPHRAKGQPVGTLSINVLLQAENSVQQSHDISTKKTACVGDVFESMKQQLLLLVEWAKHIPEFCRLHIDDRVTLLRTHSAEHLILGAARRSLPYNDVILLGNDFVIPLREAELEVSRVALRIQEELVKPLRELDITDKEFACLRAIVFFAPDCPTLENPRVIRYLRLQAHVLLEEATCEQRGRLGELLLILPSLQSVAWQLVETLHLAALLGEARMDSLLQEMLLGEGTAKGQDNDLKHEQQNDLRSSPATFTSVTSHD; this is encoded by the exons ATGCACCAGGACCAGCATCCACATCATCAGTTTCTCAGACTGATGGAGGTGGAAGTTGTTGTTTTATATGTGCAGACAGAGCCACGGGTAAACACTATGGTGCATCCAGCTGTGACGGCTGCAAGGGCTTTTTCAGGAGGAGCATTCGCAGCAACCAAACATACAACTGTAG gttcaacCAGAGGTGTATTGTGGACAAAGACAAAAGGAACCAGTGTCGTTACTGCAGACTGCATAAATGTTTCAAGGCTGGAATGAGAAAGGAAG CTGTTCAGAATGAGAGAGACTGCATCAACCCCCACAGAGCCAAGGGACAACCAGTAGGAACTCTGTCCATCAACGTGTTGCTGCAGGCAGAGAACAGTGTGCAACAG AGTCATGATATCAGCACCAAGAAAACAGCCTGTGTGGGAGACGTGTTTGAATCAATGAAGCAACAGCTCCTCCTGCTGGTGGAATGGGCGAAACACATCCCGGAGTTTTGCCGCCTTCACATAGACGACAGG GTAACTCTTCTACGAACTCACTCTGCAGAACACCTTATTCTGGGGGCAGCAAGACGGTCGCTACCTTATAACGACGTTATTCTTTTAG GGAATGACTTTGTGATCCCCCTGAGAGAAGCTGAGTTAGAGGTGTCCAGAGTGGCTCTCAGGATCCAGGAGGAGCTTGTCAAGCCTCTCAGGGAACTGGACATTACAGATAAAGAGTTTGCTTGCCTCAGAGCCATAGTTTTCTTTGCCCCAG ACTGTCCAACGCTTGAGAACCCTCGGGTGATCCGATATTTGCGTCTCCAGGCCCACGTTCTGCTAGAGGAAGCAACGTGTGAGCAACGAGGCAGGTTAGGAGAACTTCTTCTGATCCTACCTTCCCTGCAGAGCGTTGCCTGGCAGCTGGTGGAGACGCTCCATTTGGCGGCGCTGCTCGGTGAAGCCAGAATGGACAGCCTGCTGCAGGAGATGTTGCTTGGAGAGGGAACTGCAAAGGGACAAG ACAATGACCTGAAACATGAGCAGCAGAATGACCTCAGATCTTCCCCTGCTACCTTCACCTCTGTAACCTCCCATGATTAA